A stretch of the Clavibacter sp. B3I6 genome encodes the following:
- a CDS encoding ATPase, whose translation MTDDTHDTGHREGGASEPPLLSRRELRRRQQEMEQDRPGDASGDAHRWVDPFPAVPRTSEGGLFGPDRVRPGSSDVAPDAGDEPEPADDDESDGIDDLAPAASASEDADADAEAEDTGEVEIVGTHAFDELFVEDEREAEVDAAEDADDDAEELPEGADDSDDDADNSSASPSPFDAVVAPEAGSAWTVPAPHVVNAHPFRMPLRPSAESPAAAAPAEPAPAAVAAAPEPALPEPAPASAPAASASSEPQPTPVASLPAAPDDDDADESADAPRPGIDLTAFPDADPQRYAMRTPRTDAATSALTLFPEQAGQRPPRGPVVARTGFRGFVNSVTGGVFKIGPGPEEAAANAEVARREGDERVIRQATWSRAVSVLVANRKGGVGKTPTSLILGGVLGSIRGGSVAVVEVTDDPGALGYRAEGQPQRGLGELVRDRDEIHSAGQLAGYTAPQTSFASVVASVGPRRELTGEDVVGVARLIDEYYAVRVMDSGNQPSSSAFRGAIEVTDVLVVPVLNAGDAVLEAVALLDFLRELGGHAAMLADNAVIIRLHDGRPEDPAVVARIDRILDDARPAQIFTVPYDAHIAERGPISLGSLDPEALRAFTSAAAGVVQRLAHAVR comes from the coding sequence ATGACCGACGACACGCACGACACCGGCCACCGCGAGGGTGGGGCGTCGGAGCCTCCCCTCCTCAGCCGCAGGGAGCTGCGCCGCCGCCAGCAGGAGATGGAGCAGGACCGCCCGGGCGACGCGTCGGGTGATGCGCACCGCTGGGTGGATCCGTTCCCCGCCGTCCCGCGCACCTCCGAGGGCGGCCTCTTCGGTCCCGACCGGGTCCGGCCGGGATCCTCGGACGTCGCGCCCGACGCCGGTGACGAGCCCGAGCCCGCCGACGACGACGAGTCCGACGGCATCGACGACCTGGCGCCCGCCGCATCCGCGTCCGAGGACGCGGATGCAGACGCGGAGGCGGAGGACACCGGCGAGGTCGAGATCGTCGGCACGCACGCGTTCGACGAGCTGTTCGTCGAGGACGAGCGCGAGGCCGAGGTGGACGCCGCGGAGGACGCGGACGACGACGCCGAGGAGCTCCCCGAGGGCGCCGACGACAGCGACGACGACGCGGACAACAGCTCCGCATCCCCCTCCCCCTTCGACGCGGTCGTCGCCCCCGAGGCCGGATCCGCGTGGACCGTGCCCGCCCCGCACGTCGTGAACGCGCACCCCTTCCGCATGCCGCTGCGCCCGAGCGCGGAGTCGCCCGCCGCCGCCGCGCCCGCCGAGCCGGCCCCCGCCGCGGTCGCCGCCGCGCCCGAGCCGGCGCTCCCCGAGCCGGCCCCCGCATCCGCCCCCGCAGCATCCGCGTCCTCCGAGCCGCAACCCACCCCGGTCGCCTCCCTCCCCGCCGCCCCCGACGACGACGACGCCGACGAGTCCGCCGACGCTCCCCGTCCCGGCATCGACCTCACCGCGTTCCCCGACGCGGATCCGCAGCGCTACGCCATGCGCACGCCGCGCACGGACGCCGCCACGAGCGCCCTGACCCTCTTCCCCGAGCAGGCCGGCCAGCGCCCCCCGCGCGGACCGGTCGTCGCGCGCACCGGCTTCCGCGGATTCGTCAACTCCGTCACGGGCGGCGTCTTCAAGATCGGCCCCGGGCCCGAGGAGGCCGCGGCGAACGCCGAGGTCGCGCGTCGCGAGGGCGACGAGCGCGTCATCCGCCAGGCAACCTGGTCGCGCGCGGTCAGCGTGCTGGTCGCGAACCGCAAGGGCGGGGTGGGCAAGACGCCCACGAGCCTCATCCTCGGCGGCGTCCTCGGCTCCATCCGCGGCGGATCCGTGGCCGTGGTCGAGGTCACGGACGACCCGGGCGCGCTCGGCTACCGCGCCGAGGGCCAGCCGCAGCGCGGGCTCGGCGAGCTCGTGCGCGACCGCGACGAGATCCACAGCGCCGGCCAGCTCGCCGGCTACACCGCGCCCCAGACGAGCTTCGCCTCGGTCGTCGCGTCGGTCGGCCCCCGCCGCGAGCTCACGGGCGAGGACGTCGTGGGCGTCGCCCGCCTCATCGACGAGTACTACGCGGTGCGCGTGATGGACTCCGGCAACCAGCCGTCGTCGTCCGCCTTCCGCGGCGCCATCGAGGTCACCGACGTGCTCGTCGTCCCCGTGCTGAACGCCGGCGACGCCGTGCTCGAGGCGGTCGCGCTGCTCGACTTCCTGCGCGAGCTCGGCGGCCACGCCGCGATGCTGGCCGACAACGCCGTCATCATCCGCCTGCACGACGGACGCCCGGAGGACCCCGCGGTCGTCGCGCGCATCGACCGGATCCTCGACGACGCCCGCCCGGCGCAGATCTTCACGGTGCCGTAC
- a CDS encoding MarR family winged helix-turn-helix transcriptional regulator, with product MIPAPSTDRPADAADDRSAAVSSVATELGALLMSIRSLRIEEAAVFHPGLQPGAFAVARWIRTAGPVSAGAVATGLLMDKSSVSRHLRVLREAGYVQDEPDPEDRRSTILSLTPLAEERLEQVRAGTRERLQNRLSGWDTPEVEQLAGLLHRFNVSPRDRPADD from the coding sequence GTGATCCCGGCCCCCTCCACCGACCGCCCCGCGGACGCAGCCGACGACCGCTCGGCCGCCGTCTCGTCGGTCGCCACGGAGCTCGGCGCCCTGCTCATGTCGATCCGCTCGCTGCGCATCGAGGAGGCGGCCGTCTTCCACCCGGGCCTCCAGCCGGGCGCGTTCGCGGTCGCCCGCTGGATCCGCACGGCCGGGCCGGTCTCCGCCGGCGCCGTCGCGACGGGCCTCCTCATGGACAAGAGCTCGGTCAGCCGGCACCTCCGCGTGCTGCGCGAGGCCGGCTACGTGCAGGACGAGCCGGATCCCGAGGACCGCCGGTCCACCATCCTCAGCCTCACGCCGCTCGCGGAGGAGCGCCTCGAGCAGGTGCGGGCGGGCACGCGCGAGCGCCTGCAGAACCGCCTGTCCGGGTGGGACACCCCCGAGGTCGAGCAGCTCGCCGGCCTGCTGCACCGCTTCAACGTCTCGCCGCGCGACCGTCCCGCCGACGACTGA
- a CDS encoding ZIP family metal transporter, whose translation MSPLLLAGLAGLLSGLSLVVGSLVAWFVKVPREVVALVMAFGAGVLISALSFDLVDEAAASGGVVPTIAGFVAGAVVYVVLDQILEHGGFRRKQHRRKGGAGAAGASGGTGVGIALGALLDGVPETAVQGLSLTGGGALSVGVLVAVVISNFPEGMSSTADLKESGRGARYVFGLWTSIAVICALSSLGGYALLGGLPESGQSVVMAFAAGAILAMICDTMIPEAFRKAQALTGLVTVLGFVASYAVHQAG comes from the coding sequence ATGTCGCCTCTCCTCCTGGCCGGGCTCGCCGGTCTGCTCTCCGGTCTCTCGCTCGTCGTCGGATCCCTCGTCGCCTGGTTCGTGAAGGTGCCGCGCGAGGTCGTCGCGCTCGTGATGGCGTTCGGCGCCGGCGTGCTCATCTCCGCGCTGTCGTTCGACCTGGTCGACGAGGCGGCGGCGAGCGGCGGCGTGGTGCCCACCATCGCGGGGTTCGTCGCGGGCGCGGTCGTGTACGTGGTGCTCGACCAGATCCTCGAGCACGGCGGGTTCCGGCGGAAGCAGCACCGGCGGAAGGGCGGGGCGGGCGCGGCGGGCGCCTCGGGCGGAACCGGGGTGGGGATCGCGCTCGGCGCCCTGCTCGACGGCGTGCCCGAGACGGCCGTGCAGGGCCTCAGCCTCACGGGCGGCGGCGCGTTGAGCGTCGGCGTGCTCGTCGCGGTCGTCATCTCGAACTTCCCCGAGGGGATGTCGAGCACGGCCGACCTCAAGGAGTCCGGCCGCGGCGCCCGCTACGTCTTCGGGCTCTGGACCTCCATCGCCGTCATCTGCGCCCTCTCGTCGCTCGGCGGGTACGCCCTGCTCGGCGGTCTGCCGGAGAGCGGGCAGTCGGTCGTGATGGCGTTCGCGGCCGGCGCGATCCTCGCGATGATCTGCGACACCATGATCCCCGAGGCGTTCCGCAAGGCGCAGGCGCTCACGGGCCTCGTGACGGTGCTCGGGTTCGTGGCGAGCTACGCGGTGCACCAGGCGGGGTGA
- a CDS encoding biopolymer transporter Tol, which translates to MSEQPADPDDAGSGSGDGSTDDERWLVVGGRRWPRTDPSLPADLVTALTSHLGRGRSGVGAAKRRGDDDAVAASRTRVGLAKHGLGERGPRWWDEPEDARLERARQALRELDALDDPTT; encoded by the coding sequence ATGAGCGAGCAGCCCGCGGATCCCGACGATGCGGGCTCCGGTTCCGGCGACGGCTCGACGGACGACGAACGCTGGCTCGTCGTGGGCGGGCGACGGTGGCCGCGCACGGATCCGTCGCTGCCCGCCGACCTCGTGACGGCCCTGACGTCGCACCTCGGCCGCGGCCGGTCCGGGGTCGGCGCGGCGAAGCGCCGGGGCGACGACGACGCGGTGGCCGCGTCCCGCACGCGCGTGGGCCTCGCCAAGCACGGCCTCGGCGAGCGCGGACCCCGCTGGTGGGACGAGCCCGAGGACGCGCGCCTCGAGCGGGCCCGGCAGGCGCTGCGGGAGCTCGACGCGCTCGACGACCCGACGACCTGA
- a CDS encoding PhoX family phosphatase has translation MTLIRETHHRLLPVLSRDPHARGKRSTVTCHLKCDDACTKPVPNITDNSYFRDIAGRALSRRTLLGGAGAGALAILVAQNAAAPGAEAAAAQAASNLPFTAITPVDASVDEFNVPTGYRWAPIIRWGDPLFSTTDRFDADDQTARRASRQFGYNNDYLDIIPINSRNKEALLVANHEYTNENIMFPPAADDAERDEQRRIGKASHGMSVVALRRQTVGQPWTYTIGHHRNRRITADTPFTVTGPVAGSPDLRTKDDPKGVKVLGTLGNCAGGTTPWGTVLSGEENFNGYFRTAGTSAADKRYGLGDKATSRGWESIDPRFDARTPGYENEPNRFGYIVEVDPFEPGTPPVKHTALGRFKHEGANVIAGKSGHVAAYMGDDERFDYLYKFVSHDTMVVGSSSADRRKNKQLLTRGSLYVARFTGDSPVAEITGTGQLPSDGQFDGIGQWIPIAVDGVCPVPGFTIEDALIRTRLVADAVGATKMDRCEDVQPSPVTGKVYVACTNNTDRGKAGKEGATEMNPRTTNRDGHIVEITEDGGDLRSTTFSWNILLVAGDPAKNESTYFAGFPKDKVSPISCPDNVAFDSAGDLWISTDGAPSTIGLNDGLFKVPLEGAERGHVQQFLSVPTEAETCGPVIHDTEGMVFVAVQHPGEDGSFAEQHSFFPDYVPAGVTPPKGAWRGPRPSVIQVWRG, from the coding sequence ATGACCCTCATCCGTGAGACCCACCACCGGCTCCTGCCGGTCCTGTCGCGCGATCCCCACGCACGCGGCAAGCGCAGCACCGTCACCTGCCACCTCAAGTGCGACGACGCCTGCACGAAGCCCGTCCCCAACATCACCGACAACTCCTACTTCCGCGACATCGCGGGCCGCGCCCTGTCGCGCCGCACGCTGCTCGGCGGCGCCGGTGCCGGTGCCCTCGCGATCCTCGTGGCGCAGAACGCCGCCGCCCCGGGCGCCGAGGCCGCCGCCGCGCAGGCCGCGTCCAACCTCCCCTTCACGGCGATCACGCCCGTCGACGCCTCCGTCGACGAGTTCAACGTGCCCACCGGGTACCGCTGGGCGCCGATCATCCGCTGGGGCGACCCGCTCTTCAGCACCACCGACCGCTTCGACGCCGACGACCAGACCGCCCGCCGCGCGTCGCGCCAGTTCGGCTACAACAACGACTACCTCGACATCATCCCGATCAACTCGCGGAACAAGGAGGCGCTCCTCGTCGCCAACCACGAGTACACGAACGAGAACATCATGTTCCCGCCCGCCGCCGACGACGCCGAGCGCGACGAGCAGCGCCGCATCGGCAAGGCGTCGCACGGCATGTCCGTGGTCGCGCTCCGCCGCCAGACGGTCGGCCAGCCGTGGACCTACACGATCGGGCACCACCGCAACCGCCGCATCACCGCGGACACCCCCTTCACCGTGACCGGCCCCGTCGCCGGCTCCCCGGACCTCCGCACGAAGGACGACCCCAAGGGCGTCAAGGTCCTCGGCACCCTCGGCAACTGCGCCGGCGGCACCACCCCGTGGGGCACCGTGCTCTCCGGCGAGGAGAACTTCAACGGCTACTTCCGCACCGCCGGCACCTCCGCCGCCGACAAGCGCTACGGCCTCGGCGACAAGGCCACGAGCCGCGGCTGGGAGTCCATCGACCCCCGCTTCGACGCCCGCACCCCCGGCTACGAGAACGAGCCGAACCGCTTCGGCTACATCGTCGAGGTCGACCCGTTCGAGCCCGGCACGCCGCCCGTCAAGCACACGGCGCTCGGCCGCTTCAAGCACGAGGGCGCGAACGTCATCGCCGGCAAGAGCGGCCACGTCGCGGCCTACATGGGCGACGACGAGCGCTTCGACTACCTCTACAAGTTCGTCTCGCACGACACGATGGTCGTCGGCAGCTCGAGCGCCGACCGCCGCAAGAACAAGCAGCTCCTCACGCGCGGCTCGCTCTACGTGGCGCGCTTCACGGGCGACTCGCCCGTCGCGGAGATCACGGGCACCGGCCAGCTCCCCTCGGACGGCCAGTTCGACGGCATCGGCCAGTGGATCCCGATCGCGGTCGACGGCGTCTGCCCCGTCCCCGGCTTCACCATCGAGGACGCGCTGATCCGCACCCGCCTCGTGGCCGACGCCGTGGGCGCGACCAAGATGGACCGCTGCGAGGACGTGCAGCCCAGCCCCGTCACCGGCAAGGTCTACGTCGCGTGCACCAACAACACCGACCGCGGCAAGGCCGGCAAGGAGGGCGCCACGGAGATGAACCCGCGGACGACCAACCGCGACGGCCACATCGTCGAGATCACCGAGGACGGCGGCGACCTCCGCTCGACGACCTTCTCGTGGAACATCCTCCTCGTCGCGGGCGACCCCGCGAAGAACGAGTCCACCTACTTCGCGGGCTTCCCGAAGGACAAGGTCTCGCCCATCAGCTGCCCGGACAACGTCGCGTTCGACTCCGCGGGCGACCTGTGGATCTCGACCGACGGCGCGCCCAGCACCATCGGCCTCAACGACGGCCTGTTCAAGGTGCCGCTGGAGGGCGCCGAGCGCGGCCACGTGCAGCAGTTCCTCTCGGTCCCGACCGAGGCGGAGACCTGCGGCCCGGTAATCCACGACACGGAGGGCATGGTCTTCGTCGCGGTGCAGCACCCGGGCGAGGACGGCTCGTTCGCCGAGCAGCACTCGTTCTTCCCGGACTACGTGCCCGCCGGCGTCACCCCGCCCAAGGGCGCGTGGCGCGGACCGCGTCCGTCGGTCATCCAGGTGTGGCGGGGCTGA
- a CDS encoding DUF202 domain-containing protein, with protein MSTSGPDARPEGRPSDPGLQPERTALAWRRTALALVVGSLLGLRVLPQLLGPAGLVVAAAGVVAALAVLAAAHGRYRRVHGILTSGSGDRRALPGGGLPALVAALTACAGAAALVVALTR; from the coding sequence GTGAGCACCTCCGGCCCGGACGCGCGACCGGAAGGCCGCCCCTCCGACCCCGGCCTGCAGCCCGAGCGCACGGCCCTCGCGTGGCGGCGCACCGCGCTGGCGCTCGTGGTCGGATCCCTGCTCGGGCTCCGCGTGCTCCCGCAGCTCCTCGGGCCGGCCGGCCTCGTCGTCGCAGCGGCCGGGGTGGTCGCCGCCCTCGCCGTGCTCGCGGCCGCGCACGGGCGCTACCGGCGGGTGCACGGGATCCTCACCTCGGGATCCGGCGACCGCCGCGCGCTCCCCGGCGGCGGCCTCCCCGCGCTCGTCGCCGCGCTCACGGCGTGCGCGGGGGCGGCGGCGCTGGTCGTCGCGCTCACGCGCTGA
- a CDS encoding YidH family protein codes for MTAPDRRFPRSVYREGVEPDVRFTLANERTFLAWIRTSLALLAGGVALEALGLGLQPGFRLAASIVLIATGILAPAQAWIGWMRTERALRRDRPLPSAALSLPLGIAVVAAGVLVLLGVLTA; via the coding sequence ATGACCGCGCCCGACCGCCGCTTCCCGCGGAGCGTCTACCGCGAGGGCGTCGAGCCCGACGTGCGGTTCACGCTCGCCAACGAGCGCACGTTCCTCGCCTGGATCCGCACGTCGCTCGCCCTCCTCGCCGGCGGCGTCGCGCTCGAGGCGCTGGGGCTCGGCCTGCAGCCGGGATTCCGGCTCGCGGCGTCGATCGTGCTCATCGCGACCGGGATCCTCGCGCCCGCGCAGGCGTGGATCGGCTGGATGCGCACCGAGCGGGCCCTCCGCCGGGACCGGCCGCTGCCGTCCGCGGCGCTCTCGCTGCCGCTCGGGATCGCCGTCGTCGCCGCCGGGGTGCTCGTGCTGCTGGGCGTGCTGACGGCGTGA
- a CDS encoding DMT family transporter, with translation MTSRARAEPVVDLLLVGVAAVWGASFLAAKDLAAETGVPAAVALRFLVAAVATGLLCLARRERLPRGRGLLIAAGLGVSQAAVIGLETWGVHLTSATNAGLLISLALVMTPVLEGAACRSWLPRRYFVAAVAAVAGVALLVSDGGLRAPTPGDGLVIAAAAVRAVHVTASARLTRGRREGSLGVVLVQMAVCAVAFTVLAGPDLPAAAVRLDPSGWADVLFLGLLCSLFAFVVQLWAVRRTSASRASILMGTEPVWALLVGVLVAGEAIGPAGACGAALIVAASYAGQAIERRHRASVDAALARSRDDGRMPLPAAVPRLRDPAA, from the coding sequence ATGACCTCCCGCGCGCGTGCCGAGCCCGTCGTCGACCTGCTCCTCGTCGGGGTCGCCGCCGTGTGGGGCGCGAGCTTCCTCGCGGCGAAGGACCTCGCCGCCGAGACGGGCGTGCCGGCGGCCGTCGCGCTGCGCTTCCTCGTGGCCGCGGTCGCGACCGGCCTCCTCTGCCTCGCCCGGCGCGAGCGGCTGCCGCGCGGTCGCGGCCTCCTCATCGCCGCGGGCCTCGGGGTGTCGCAGGCCGCGGTCATCGGGCTGGAGACCTGGGGCGTGCACCTCACCTCCGCGACGAACGCGGGGCTCCTCATCAGCCTGGCGCTCGTGATGACGCCCGTGCTCGAGGGCGCCGCCTGCCGCTCGTGGCTCCCGCGGCGGTACTTCGTCGCGGCCGTCGCCGCCGTCGCGGGCGTCGCGCTCCTCGTGTCCGACGGCGGGCTGCGGGCCCCGACCCCGGGCGACGGCCTCGTGATCGCGGCCGCGGCGGTCCGGGCGGTCCACGTCACGGCGAGCGCCCGCCTCACGCGCGGGCGGCGGGAGGGATCGCTCGGCGTGGTGCTCGTGCAGATGGCCGTCTGCGCCGTCGCCTTCACCGTGCTCGCCGGTCCGGACCTACCCGCCGCGGCCGTGCGGCTGGACCCGTCCGGCTGGGCCGACGTCCTCTTCCTGGGCCTCCTCTGCTCGCTGTTCGCGTTCGTGGTGCAGCTCTGGGCGGTGCGGCGGACGTCGGCGTCGCGGGCGAGCATCCTCATGGGCACCGAGCCGGTGTGGGCGCTCCTGGTCGGCGTGCTCGTGGCGGGCGAGGCGATCGGGCCGGCGGGCGCCTGCGGCGCCGCGCTCATCGTCGCCGCGAGCTACGCGGGCCAGGCGATCGAGCGGCGGCACCGCGCGTCCGTCGACGCCGCGCTGGCCCGATCCCGCGATGATGGGCGCATGCCCCTCCCCGCCGCGGTGCCCCGCCTGCGCGATCCCGCCGCATGA
- a CDS encoding LysR family transcriptional regulator, whose translation MDPARLRLLRELGDRGSVAAVATAMGVSASAVSQQLAALQAGVPVPLTVKRGRRLVLTEAGEALAVASVRVDEALAGARDAVGSFLDHEDRDVRVSAFHSAGLALFGRLLAEVGDRARISLADADVAQDAFPGLTADHDLVVAHRLPHDPPWPTSRLVVTPLLVEPLDIALHASHPLAASAAIAPEQLRDERWISVQAGFPLAGVLAHLGALSGAVPHVVHRINELSVAAQVVRAGAAIAVMPRTTAAPLAVDGMVLRPVSGVALVRHVDVLARPDALARTSVRTVLAALRRVADAAAAEAGRDPAR comes from the coding sequence ATGGATCCCGCCCGCCTCCGCCTCCTCCGCGAGCTCGGCGACCGCGGCAGCGTGGCCGCCGTGGCGACCGCGATGGGCGTCAGCGCCTCCGCCGTGTCCCAGCAGCTCGCGGCGCTCCAGGCGGGCGTCCCGGTGCCGCTCACGGTCAAGCGCGGGCGTCGGCTCGTGCTCACGGAGGCGGGGGAGGCGCTCGCGGTGGCCTCGGTGCGCGTCGACGAGGCGCTCGCGGGGGCCCGGGACGCGGTCGGCTCGTTCCTCGACCACGAGGACCGCGACGTCCGCGTCTCCGCGTTCCACAGCGCGGGGCTCGCCCTGTTCGGACGCCTCCTGGCCGAGGTGGGCGATCGCGCGCGGATCTCCCTCGCCGACGCGGACGTGGCGCAGGACGCCTTCCCCGGCCTCACCGCGGATCACGACCTCGTCGTCGCGCACCGCCTGCCGCACGACCCGCCGTGGCCGACGTCGCGTCTCGTGGTCACCCCGCTCCTCGTGGAGCCGCTCGACATCGCCCTGCACGCGTCGCACCCGCTCGCGGCGTCGGCCGCCATCGCGCCGGAGCAGCTCCGCGACGAGCGGTGGATCTCGGTGCAGGCGGGCTTCCCCCTCGCCGGGGTGCTCGCCCACCTCGGGGCGCTCAGCGGGGCCGTGCCGCACGTCGTCCACCGCATCAACGAGCTCTCCGTCGCCGCGCAGGTCGTGCGGGCGGGCGCGGCGATCGCGGTGATGCCGCGGACCACCGCCGCGCCGCTCGCGGTCGACGGGATGGTGCTGCGGCCGGTGTCCGGCGTAGCGCTCGTCCGCCACGTGGACGTCCTCGCGCGGCCGGACGCCCTCGCGCGCACCTCCGTGCGCACCGTGCTGGCCGCCCTCCGCCGGGTGGCGGATGCCGCGGCGGCCGAGGCGGGACGCGACCCGGCCCGCTGA
- a CDS encoding aldo/keto reductase family oxidoreductase, giving the protein MSTDLPGGLFPLADDLTVTRFGYGAMQLAGPRVFGPPEDRDAARAVLREAVALGITHIDTADFYGPGHTNAVIEEALFPYPEHLHIVTKVGSLRDAKGRWPQALSPAELRQAVYDNLTHLTLDVLDVVNLRVGAFDSPTDGSVEEPFTALAELQREGLIRHLGVSNVTAGQVAEARAIAPIVSVQNHYNLARRDDDALIDELAAAGIAYVPYFPLGGFSPLQSEVLSRVAAGLGSAPLPVALAWLLQRSPNVLVIAGTSSVAHLRENVAGARIRLPEDALAELEGIGG; this is encoded by the coding sequence ATGTCCACCGACCTGCCCGGAGGGCTCTTCCCCCTCGCCGACGACCTCACCGTCACGCGCTTCGGCTACGGCGCCATGCAGCTCGCGGGGCCGCGCGTGTTCGGCCCGCCCGAGGATCGGGACGCCGCGCGCGCCGTGCTCCGCGAGGCGGTCGCGCTCGGGATCACGCACATCGACACGGCCGACTTCTACGGGCCCGGGCACACGAACGCGGTCATCGAGGAGGCGCTGTTCCCGTACCCGGAGCACCTGCACATCGTCACGAAGGTCGGATCCCTGCGCGACGCGAAGGGCCGCTGGCCGCAGGCGCTCTCCCCCGCCGAGCTCCGCCAGGCCGTCTACGACAACCTCACGCACCTGACGCTCGACGTGCTCGACGTCGTGAACCTCCGCGTGGGCGCGTTCGACAGCCCGACCGACGGGTCCGTCGAGGAGCCGTTCACCGCGCTGGCCGAGCTGCAGCGCGAGGGGCTGATCCGCCACCTCGGCGTGAGCAACGTGACCGCCGGGCAGGTGGCCGAGGCCCGCGCGATCGCGCCGATCGTCTCCGTGCAGAACCACTACAACCTCGCGCGCCGCGACGACGACGCCCTCATCGACGAGCTGGCCGCGGCCGGCATCGCGTACGTGCCGTACTTCCCGCTCGGCGGGTTCTCGCCGCTGCAGTCCGAGGTGCTGTCGCGCGTGGCGGCCGGCCTCGGATCCGCGCCGTTGCCCGTCGCGCTCGCCTGGCTCCTGCAGCGGTCGCCGAACGTGCTCGTGATCGCGGGCACGTCGTCCGTCGCGCACCTGCGCGAGAACGTCGCCGGCGCCCGGATCCGCCTGCCCGAGGACGCGCTCGCGGAGCTCGAGGGCATCGGGGGCTGA
- a CDS encoding Atu4866 domain-containing protein, producing MTAHLGLWCTADGRVRQELRADGRYVEARGTREAAYTGDYEVDGDRIAYRDDTGFSADGVFVDGVLHHAGMVMRRR from the coding sequence ATGACCGCGCACCTGGGCCTCTGGTGCACCGCGGACGGCCGCGTCCGCCAGGAGCTGCGCGCCGACGGCCGCTACGTGGAGGCGCGCGGCACCCGCGAGGCCGCGTACACCGGGGACTACGAGGTCGACGGCGATCGCATCGCGTACCGCGACGACACCGGGTTCAGCGCCGACGGCGTCTTCGTCGACGGGGTGCTGCACCACGCGGGCATGGTGATGCGGCGGCGGTGA
- a CDS encoding SDR family oxidoreductase, protein MTAHDTPTITLITGASSGIGAATAERLAADGHHVVLAARRRDRLDALVARLTAAGGSAQAVELDVVDPDAHRAVVDAVVAEHGRLDVLVANAGVMPLSRLDAGLLPEWRRMVDVNVMGLLHGIAAALPHFTRQGSGHLVTIASIAAREVPATSAVYSGTKHAARAITEGLRIESPAGIRVTTVSPGVTESELADSITDPHAREAMVAYRAGAIPASSIAAAVAFAVGQPAEVDVNEITVRPAAQR, encoded by the coding sequence ATGACCGCACACGACACCCCCACCATCACCCTCATCACCGGAGCGAGCAGCGGTATCGGCGCCGCCACGGCCGAGCGCCTCGCCGCCGACGGCCACCACGTCGTCCTCGCCGCCCGCCGCCGGGACCGCCTCGACGCGCTCGTCGCGCGGTTGACCGCGGCCGGCGGATCCGCCCAGGCCGTCGAGCTCGACGTGGTCGACCCGGACGCGCACCGCGCCGTGGTCGACGCCGTCGTCGCCGAGCACGGGCGCCTCGACGTGCTCGTCGCCAACGCGGGCGTCATGCCGCTCTCCCGCCTCGACGCCGGCCTCCTCCCCGAGTGGCGCCGCATGGTCGACGTCAACGTCATGGGCCTGCTCCACGGCATCGCGGCGGCCCTCCCGCACTTCACGCGGCAGGGATCCGGCCACCTCGTGACGATCGCGTCCATCGCCGCCCGCGAGGTGCCGGCGACGAGCGCCGTGTACTCGGGCACGAAGCACGCGGCCCGCGCGATCACGGAGGGGCTGCGGATCGAGTCGCCCGCGGGGATCCGCGTCACGACCGTCAGCCCGGGCGTGACCGAGAGCGAGCTCGCCGACTCGATCACCGACCCGCACGCCCGCGAGGCGATGGTCGCGTACCGGGCCGGCGCGATCCCGGCGTCGAGCATCGCGGCGGCCGTCGCCTTCGCGGTCGGGCAGCCCGCGGAGGTCGACGTCAACGAGATCACCGTGCGCCCGGCGGCGCAGCGATGA